A section of the Leminorella richardii genome encodes:
- a CDS encoding MurR/RpiR family transcriptional regulator gives MLERIHQCRNSLSKSEQKVADAILAAPQTAIHSSIATLAKIANVSEPTVNRFCRRLNTKGFPDFKLALAQSLANGTPYVNRNVNENDATDAFTYKIFDSAVISLNMAKNSLDIAAINRAVNLLIDAKKISFFGYGASSVVAHDAMNKFFRFNVPVIYFDDIVLQQMSCMNANSGDVVVLISHSGRTKNLVELAEIASKNGATVIAITSQGTPLAKAADLSILLDVPEDTDVYMPMVSRLAQLTIIDVLATGFTLRNTQAKESLKRVKNALKESRFDKK, from the coding sequence ATGCTGGAAAGAATTCACCAATGTCGGAACTCCCTGAGTAAATCAGAGCAAAAAGTCGCTGATGCCATCCTCGCGGCGCCGCAAACGGCTATTCACTCCAGCATCGCCACGCTGGCAAAAATCGCTAACGTCAGCGAACCTACCGTTAATCGCTTTTGTCGACGGCTTAACACCAAAGGGTTTCCAGACTTTAAGCTGGCGCTGGCTCAAAGCCTTGCCAACGGAACCCCCTACGTTAACCGCAACGTCAATGAAAACGACGCCACGGATGCCTTTACCTATAAAATTTTCGACTCCGCCGTCATCAGTCTTAATATGGCGAAAAATAGCCTCGATATTGCCGCCATCAACCGCGCTGTTAATCTCTTAATTGATGCAAAAAAAATCTCGTTTTTTGGCTACGGCGCCTCTTCCGTTGTGGCTCACGACGCGATGAACAAATTCTTTCGCTTTAACGTTCCCGTTATCTACTTTGATGACATTGTACTGCAGCAGATGAGCTGCATGAACGCCAATTCCGGTGACGTAGTGGTGTTAATCTCCCACAGTGGGAGAACCAAAAATCTGGTTGAACTGGCGGAAATCGCTAGTAAAAATGGCGCGACTGTCATTGCCATCACCTCACAGGGCACGCCGCTGGCCAAGGCGGCTGACCTCTCTATTCTGCTCGACGTTCCGGAAGACACCGACGTCTATATGCCTATGGTCTCTCGGCTGGCTCAGCTCACCATTATTGACGTGCTGGCCACCGGATTTACGCTGCGAAATACTCAAGCCAAAGAAAGCCTTAAGCGAGTGAAAAATGCGCTTAAAGAGTCGCGCTTCGATAAAAAATAG
- the pyk gene encoding pyruvate kinase, giving the protein MSRRLRRTKIVTTLGPATDRDNNLEKIIAAGANVVRLNFSHGSAEDHQLRANKVREIAAKLGKHVAILGDLQGPKIRVSTFKEGKVFLNVGDRFLLDANLSLGDGDKEKVGIDYKGLPSDVVPGDILLLDDGRVQLKVLEVQGVKVFTEVTVGGPLSNNKGINKLGGGLSAEALTEKDKADIATAAKINVDYLAVSFPRTGEDLNYARRLARDAGCNAKIVAKVERAEAVATDEAIDDIILASDSIMVARGDLGVEIGDPELVAVQKKLILRARQLNRTVITATQMMESMITNPMPTRAEVMDVANAVLDGTDAVMLSAETAAGQYPAETVAAMARVCIGAEKMPRLNVSKHRLDVQFDNIEDTIALSTMYAANHLKGISAIIAMTESGRTALMMSRISSGLPIFAMSRHEQTLNLCALYRGVTPVLFTGDCDGLTAAVAATNQLRDKGFLMSGDLVIITQGDVMALVGSTNTCRILRVE; this is encoded by the coding sequence ATGTCCAGAAGGCTTAGAAGAACCAAAATTGTTACCACGTTGGGCCCTGCCACTGACCGCGACAATAACCTAGAAAAAATTATTGCAGCCGGCGCTAACGTTGTCCGTCTCAATTTCTCCCACGGCTCCGCCGAAGACCACCAGCTCCGCGCCAATAAAGTTCGAGAAATCGCCGCCAAGCTGGGCAAACACGTTGCCATTCTCGGCGACCTTCAAGGCCCCAAAATCCGCGTCTCCACCTTTAAAGAAGGAAAAGTATTTCTCAACGTCGGCGACCGTTTCCTGCTTGACGCCAACCTCTCTCTTGGCGACGGCGATAAAGAAAAAGTCGGCATCGACTATAAAGGCCTGCCTTCTGACGTTGTTCCCGGCGATATTCTGCTGCTGGACGATGGCCGCGTTCAGCTGAAAGTGCTGGAAGTTCAGGGCGTGAAAGTGTTTACCGAAGTGACCGTCGGAGGCCCGCTTTCCAACAATAAAGGCATTAACAAACTGGGCGGAGGCCTGTCCGCCGAAGCACTGACAGAAAAAGACAAAGCCGATATTGCTACCGCGGCCAAAATTAACGTCGATTATCTGGCGGTTTCTTTCCCTCGCACGGGGGAAGATCTCAACTACGCTCGCCGTCTGGCCCGCGACGCTGGCTGTAACGCCAAAATTGTTGCCAAAGTTGAACGCGCTGAAGCGGTCGCAACCGATGAAGCCATTGACGACATTATTCTAGCCTCCGACTCCATTATGGTTGCTCGAGGCGATCTGGGTGTTGAAATCGGCGATCCCGAGCTGGTTGCCGTACAGAAAAAGCTTATCCTTCGCGCCCGTCAGCTAAACAGAACCGTGATCACCGCAACCCAGATGATGGAATCAATGATCACTAACCCGATGCCTACGCGTGCAGAGGTGATGGACGTCGCTAACGCCGTGCTCGACGGTACTGACGCCGTTATGCTGTCAGCGGAAACCGCAGCAGGCCAGTATCCGGCAGAAACCGTAGCTGCCATGGCGCGCGTGTGTATCGGTGCTGAAAAAATGCCGCGTCTTAACGTTTCTAAGCACCGTCTTGACGTTCAGTTCGACAATATCGAGGACACCATTGCGCTGTCCACCATGTACGCAGCGAACCACCTGAAAGGTATTAGCGCAATCATTGCCATGACAGAATCGGGTCGTACGGCACTGATGATGTCCCGCATCAGCTCTGGCCTGCCGATTTTTGCTATGTCGCGTCACGAGCAGACGCTAAACCTGTGCGCTCTTTACCGAGGCGTCACGCCGGTGCTGTTTACCGGTGATTGTGATGGTTTGACCGCAGCAGTGGCCGCCACCAATCAGCTGAGAGATAAAGGCTTCTTGATGTCCGGCGATTTGGTGATTATTACTCAGGGCGACGTCATGGCTCTGGTTGGCAGCACCAATACCTGCCGCATTTTACGGGTTGAGTAA